A genomic window from Carassius gibelio isolate Cgi1373 ecotype wild population from Czech Republic chromosome A11, carGib1.2-hapl.c, whole genome shotgun sequence includes:
- the mmel1 gene encoding membrane metallo-endopeptidase-like 1 has protein sequence MDSSVDPCQNFYQYACGGWIERHVIPETSSLHSVFNILRDELEIVLKGVLEMQSKDDREAFKKAKTLYSSCMNEIVIEQRDSQPLLRLIDSIGDWPVASEVWNDTAEQEWSLEDTLAVLNTRYNKKAVLEMFVWPDDRDSSRYIIHVDQPALGMPSRDYYLSDGNYKKVREAYLEFMVSIARIAREDRNLTQEEERVWEDMTQVLELETDIANATSPAEERNDITVLYNKMTLREVQQTFNLNGFNWTRYVQGIMSSVSVTVQPDEPIVVYCSPYLEKLRAVLSKHSHRTLQNYLAWMLIMERVSSMSRRFKDVRAHYRKALHGTTVEEARWRDCVRYVQGNMENAVGALYVRETFSGNSKHMVRELIKKIQEAYVETLEELSWMDEQSKEKAREKAMAISEQIGYPDHILEEENKKLDEEYTHLNFSEENYFENILENLAVSAQKGHKKLREPVDPDMWIIGAAVVNAFYSHNRNQIVFPAGILQPPFFSEKQLQALNFGGIGMVIGHEITHGFDDQGRSFDKDGNMYNWWSNFSAERFEDQSKCMVEQYGKFSWKLAGGQNVSGITTLGENIADNGGVRQAYKAYMKWLEREGAEPRLPGLEMDHKQLFFLNFAQVWCGACRPEYAIQSIKTDPHSPLEYRVLGSLQNFEAFSEAFHCARGAPMNPEEKCRVW, from the exons ATGGACTCCAGTGTGGACCCGTGCCAGAACTTCTATCAGTACGCATGCGGAGGCTGGATAGAGCGTCACGTCATTCCTGAAACCAGCTCACTTCACAGCGTATTCAATATTCTGAGAGATGAGCTGGAGATCGTACTCAAGG GAGTTCTGGAGATGCAAAGTAAGGATGACAGAGAGGCCTTCAAGAAAGCCAAAACGCTCTACAGCTCATGCATGAATGAGA TTGTGATTGAGCAGCGTGACTCACAGCCTCTTCTCAGGCTCATTGACAGTATTGGTGACTGGCCCGTAGCCTCTGAGGTCTGGAACGACACAGCAG AGCAAGAGTGGAGCCTGGAGGACACACTGGCTGTTCTGAACACTCGGTACAATAAGAAAGCTGTGCTGGAGATGTTTGTGTGGCCAGATGATCGAGACTCCAGCCGCTACATTATCCAT GTTGACCAACCAGCACTAGGAATGCCTTCAAGAGATTATTACCTCAGTGATGGGAATTATAAGAAG GTGCGTGAGGCGTATCTGGAGTTCATGGTTTCCATAGCAAGGATTGCACGAGAAGACAGGAACTTGACCCAAGAGGAAGAGCGTGTGTGGGAGGACATGACTCAAGTGCTGGAGCTGGAGACAGACATCGCGAAC GCCACGTCACCTGCAGAAGAGCGCAACGACATCACTGTGCTGTACAACAAAATGACACTGAGAGAAGTGCAGCAAACGTTCAACCTCAAT GGCTTTAATTGGACACGCTATGTCCAGGGTATCATGTCTAGTGTGTCAGTAACGGTGCAGCCGGATGAACCCATAGTTGTGTACTGCTCACCTTACCTGGAGAAACTCAGAGCTGTTCTTTCCAAGCACAGTCACAG GACTCTGCAGAACTATCTTGCGTGGATGCTCATCATGGAGAGGGTCAGCAGTATGAGCCGGCGCTTCAAAGACGTGAGAGCGCACTACAGAAAG GCTTTGCATGGCACTACGGTAGAGGAGGCCAGGTGGAGAGACTGTGTCCGTTATGTCCAGGGCAACATGGAGAACGCCGTCGGGGCTCTGTACGTCCGGGAAACCTTCTCTGGAAACAGCAAACACATG GTGCGTGAACTCATCAAGAAGATTCAGGAAGCTTATGTGGAAACGCTGGAAGAACTGAGCTGGATGGATGAACAGTCCAAGGAAAAAGCCAGGGAGAAG GCCATGGCAATATCAGAACAGATCGGTTATCCCGACCACATCCTTGAAGAGGAAAATAAGAAACTGGACGAGGAATACACACAC CTGAATTTCAGTGAAGAGAACTATTTTGAGAACATTCTGGAAAACCTGGCAGTCTCAGCCCAGAAAGGTCATAAAAAGCTGAGGGAGCCCGTGGATCCTGACAT GTGGATTATTGGTGCGGCTGTGGTCAATGCTTTCTATTCACACAACAGAAACCAGATCG TGTTTCCTGCTGGCATCCTCCAGCCTCCGTTCTTCAGTGAAAAACAGCTGCAAGCTCTAAACTTTGGTGGAATTGGGATGGTTATAGGACATGAAATCACTCATGGATTTGATGATCAAG gCCGCAGTTTTGACAAGGATGGAAACATGTACAACTGGTGGAGCAACTTCTCTGCCGAGCGCTTTGAGGATCAATCTAAATGCATGGTGGAGCAGTACGGCAAATTCAGCTGGAAACTTGCAGGAGGCCAAAAT gtcagtggcatcacaacactagGAGAGAATATTGCTGACAACGGTGGCGTTCGTCAAGCATATAAG GCGTATATGAAGTGGTTGGAGAGGGAGGGCGCGGAGCCCCGTCTTCCCGGACTGGAAATGGATCACAAACAGCTCTTCTTTCTAAATTTTGCCCAG GTCTGGTGTGGTGCCTGTCGCCCTGAATACGCCATTCAGTCCATCAAAACTGACCCACACAGCCCTCTGGAATACAG gGTTCTAGGTTCCCTCCAGAACTTTGAGGCATTTTCTGAAGCATTTCATTGTGCACGAGGAGCTCCCATGAACCCCGAGGAGAAATGTCGAGTGTGGTAA
- the prxl2b gene encoding prostamide/prostaglandin F synthase, whose protein sequence is MSSVNLTSLGANQLKSTTTGEMVEIGSLWQEQTVVLFFLRRFGCQVCRWMSAEVSKLEKDLKANGVALIGIGPEETGVKEFIDGGFFKGDIYIDEKKQCYRDLGFKRYNAMNVIPAAMGKKVREIASKASAEGIQGNFSGDLLQSGGMLIVAKGGEKVLLHFVQKSPADNISLEDITKALGISANVQAGEKPQCNEDVCTR, encoded by the exons ATGGTGGAGATTGGTTCTCTGTGGCAGGAGCAGACGGTTGTTCTCTTCTTCTTGCGGAGGTTTGGTTGTCAGGTTTGTCGGTGGATGTCAGCAGAGGTCAGTAAACTGGAGAAGGACCTGAAAGCAAACGGTGTCGCTCTGATCGGCATCGGACCTGAAGAGACTGGAGTGAAGGAGTTCATAGATGGGGGGTTCTTCAAGGGAG ACATCTACATTGATGAGAAAAAACAGTGTTACAGAGATTTAGGCTTTAAAAG GTACAATGCCATGAATGTGATTCCAGCTGCTATGGGGAAGAAAGTACGAGAAATCGCCTCAAag GCAAGTGCAGAAGGAATTCAAGGGAACTTTAGTGGAGATCTTTTGCAGAGTGGAGGCATGCTCATCGTCGCAAAAg GTGGAGAAAAGGTTCTGCTGCATTTTGTCCAGAAATCTCCTGCAGACAACATATCTCTGGAGGACATCACCAAAGCTCTCGGGATCTCGGCGAACGTCCAGGCTGGTGAAAAGCCACAG TGCAATGAAGATGTTTGCACACGATAG